The proteins below come from a single Perca flavescens isolate YP-PL-M2 chromosome 8, PFLA_1.0, whole genome shotgun sequence genomic window:
- the LOC114559726 gene encoding P2Y purinoceptor 3-like, with protein sequence MVVSLGTPRSHLNKDMGNTQVQPTEEAFCDLDTHRGLPVVLLYVMPSFFLTVLILGLPLNLLSLWVFLHRLRRWTRSTVFVFNLTLADTSWLLALPYLIYYHLDQLYWKLGLPLCMGVRMFYHNYFYLSIFFVTCISVDRYLAIVHPLRSLVLLGRRQTGLLCVAVWVATLMLSIPVANMTLIQTCPGSNRTVCTLYILLSETGESLPFSICCSIIGFLFPLLSVCYCGLHSVRELRHRPCRPDPHNKQRRLRRALSAALVFFALFYLPYHLSRNAAIVMRAVYPDSPASWQHADLAFALEMCFCSLFTCVNPLFSCFMGRQFRKEFYGIFAVMFSQCPGMQVASMISKRTRMTVRKRQGMSTVTPVCALPAPGS encoded by the exons ATGGTCGTTTCACTTGGCACACCGAGAAGCCACTTAAACAAAGACATGGGCAACACTCAGGTTCAG CCTACTGAGGAAGCCTTCTGCGACCTGGACACACATCGGGGTTTACCGGTGGTCCTGCTCTACGTGATGCCGTCCTTCTTCCTGACGGTGCTGATCCTCGGGCTTCCCCTCAACCTGCTCTCCCTCTGGGTTTTCCTCCACCGCCTGCGGCGCTGGACCCGCAGCACGGTGTTCGTCTTCAACCTGACCCTGGCTGACACCTCGTGGCTGCTGGCCTTGCCTTACCTCATCTACTACCACCTGGACCAGCTGTACTGGAAGCTGGGGCTGCCACTCTGCATGGGTGTGAGGATGTTCTACCACAACTACTTCTACCTCAGCATCTTCTTCGTCACCTGCATCAGTGTGGACCGATACCTGGCCATTGTGCACCCGCTGCGCTCACTGGTGCTGCTGGGCCGGAGGCAGACCGGCCTGCTGTGTGTGGCGGTATGGGTGGCCACTCTGATGCTCAGCATACCTGTTGCCAATATGACTCTGATCCAGACTTGCCCTGGGAGCAACCGCACCGTCTGTACCCTGTACATACTGCTGAGTGAGACCGGGGAGAGCCTACCCTTTTCCATTTGTTGTTCCATCATCGGATTCCTTTTCCCCCTGCTCTCCGTCTGCTACTGCGGCCTGCACAGCGTCAGAGAGCTGCGCCACCGGCCCTGCCGCCCCGACCCGCACAACAAGCAACGGCGGCTCCGGCGGGCGCTGAGCGCAGCGCTGGTTTTCTTTGCTTTGTTCTACCTGCCCTACCACCTGAGCCGCAACGCGGCCATCGTGATGCGGGCAGTCTACCCTGACAGCCCCGCCTCCTGGCAGCATGCAGACCTGGCCTTCGCCTTGGAGATGTGCTTCTGTAGCCTCTTCACCTGCGTGAACCCTCTGTTCAGCTGCTTCATGGGCCGCCAGTTCAGAAAGGAGTTTTACGGCATTTTTGCTGTCATGTTTTCCCAGTGTCCAGGCATGCAGGTGGCG